A window of the Streptomyces luomodiensis genome harbors these coding sequences:
- a CDS encoding cytochrome P450, whose amino-acid sequence MTTATSAPRLAPGPKGAPLLGSLGPWKRNTAEFLLGLQRDYGEIVRMRLGPFLVHQVTDPEAVRRVLVENNGNYVRGPLYEQFGVVMGKGLLTTDGEFWRGHRRTVQPVFLKNAITDIIPNIVRATEEMLETWERKAAAGEPVDLMTDMLRLTLVTLSRSLFAYDIKPDSALLKTIVDDVVEVMFRRGTATEMLPSWVPTDRQRKILRIHRVFDRIVADVRRAYAETGEGPLIALMEQATDPATGEPWTDQQIKDELLTVYLAGHETTAVALCWTLLSVAAHPSVQEELDAEIATVLGGGPPDARSAESLTYTKMVVDESLRMHPPIWIFPRAAVQADTLGGYGIEPGSSVLLSPLVSHHNPRHWDNPLAFDPYRFTPQAIKERPRLAYLPFGSGPRQCVGNFMALLELRIIVAMVNQRFRISRIPGTELRYGSPVISLRPLEDVLVTVTPRERSTATPRPARRTAPVAPAACPHHP is encoded by the coding sequence ATGACCACAGCGACCTCCGCGCCGCGCCTCGCACCCGGCCCCAAGGGCGCCCCGCTGCTGGGCAGTCTGGGCCCCTGGAAGCGGAACACCGCCGAATTCCTCCTCGGTCTGCAGCGCGACTACGGCGAGATCGTCCGGATGCGGCTCGGCCCCTTCCTGGTGCACCAGGTGACCGACCCCGAGGCGGTGCGCCGGGTGCTGGTGGAGAACAACGGCAACTACGTCCGCGGCCCGCTCTACGAGCAGTTCGGCGTGGTCATGGGCAAGGGCCTGCTCACCACCGACGGCGAGTTCTGGCGCGGCCACCGGCGGACGGTGCAGCCGGTGTTCCTCAAGAACGCCATCACCGACATCATCCCCAACATCGTCCGGGCCACCGAGGAGATGCTGGAGACCTGGGAGCGCAAGGCCGCCGCCGGGGAGCCGGTCGATCTGATGACCGACATGCTGCGGCTGACCCTGGTCACCCTCAGCCGCTCGCTGTTCGCCTACGACATCAAGCCGGACTCGGCCCTGCTGAAGACGATCGTGGACGATGTGGTGGAGGTGATGTTCCGGCGCGGCACCGCCACCGAGATGCTGCCCTCCTGGGTGCCGACGGACCGTCAGCGCAAGATCCTGCGCATTCACCGGGTCTTCGACCGCATCGTGGCCGATGTGCGCCGCGCCTACGCCGAGACCGGGGAGGGGCCGCTGATCGCGCTGATGGAGCAGGCCACCGACCCGGCCACCGGGGAGCCCTGGACCGATCAGCAGATCAAGGACGAACTGCTCACCGTCTATCTGGCCGGCCATGAGACCACCGCCGTCGCCCTGTGCTGGACGCTGCTGTCGGTCGCCGCCCACCCAAGCGTCCAGGAGGAGCTGGACGCCGAGATCGCCACGGTGCTCGGCGGCGGGCCGCCGGACGCGCGGAGCGCCGAATCGCTCACGTACACCAAGATGGTCGTCGACGAGAGCCTGCGCATGCATCCGCCCATCTGGATCTTCCCCAGGGCGGCGGTCCAGGCGGACACCCTCGGCGGCTACGGCATCGAACCGGGCTCCTCGGTGCTGCTGTCCCCGCTGGTCTCCCACCACAACCCGCGCCACTGGGACAACCCGCTGGCCTTCGACCCGTACCGGTTCACCCCGCAGGCCATCAAGGAGCGGCCGCGGCTGGCGTATCTGCCGTTCGGATCGGGACCCCGGCAGTGCGTCGGCAACTTCATGGCGCTGCTGGAGCTGCGCATCATCGTGGCCATGGTGAACCAGCGCTTCCGGATCAGCCGGATCCCGGGGACCGAGCTGCGGTACGGCTCACCGGTGATCTCGCTGCGGCCGCTTGAGGACGTGCTGGTGACGGTGACCCCGCGCGAGCGGAGCACCGCCACGCCCCGGCCGGCCCGGCGGACCGCCCCCGTCGCCCCCGCCGCCTGCCCGCACCATCCGTAG
- a CDS encoding TetR/AcrR family transcriptional regulator, which produces MSPGEAHVAPYSRRERLRIATIREIKDVARTLLVQEGPENVTIRAIAREMGMTAPAVYRYFSSRDALILQLRVDIFEEMARFMQGVLGQHPEEEPGRRWISGARALRVWAIKHPHEFGLILGPWAPGLGREETKPERHMSWVFGSVYSDLVADLWRVRGFPAPAVEELDPGLARTLTALSEDQDVDMPPGAIAVMLRCWVRLYGVISMEALGHMSFALSEGQHFFEFELRDLCRVLDISEFYEEVV; this is translated from the coding sequence GTGTCGCCAGGGGAAGCGCACGTCGCACCGTACTCACGGCGCGAGCGGCTGCGCATCGCGACCATCCGTGAAATCAAGGACGTCGCCCGGACGCTCCTGGTTCAGGAGGGCCCGGAAAATGTGACCATCCGGGCCATCGCGCGTGAGATGGGCATGACGGCTCCGGCCGTCTACCGCTACTTCAGTAGCCGGGATGCGCTGATCCTTCAGCTGCGCGTGGACATTTTCGAGGAGATGGCCCGCTTCATGCAGGGGGTCCTCGGACAGCATCCCGAGGAGGAGCCGGGCCGCCGGTGGATCAGCGGCGCTCGGGCGCTGCGCGTCTGGGCGATCAAGCACCCCCATGAGTTCGGGCTCATCCTCGGCCCGTGGGCCCCGGGGCTCGGCCGTGAGGAGACCAAGCCCGAGCGCCATATGAGCTGGGTCTTCGGCTCCGTCTACTCCGATCTGGTCGCCGATCTGTGGCGGGTGCGGGGCTTCCCCGCCCCCGCGGTCGAGGAACTCGACCCCGGGCTCGCGCGCACGCTCACCGCGCTCAGCGAGGACCAGGACGTCGACATGCCCCCCGGTGCCATCGCCGTGATGCTCCGCTGCTGGGTGCGGCTGTACGGGGTGATCTCCATGGAGGCGCTGGGCCATATGTCCTTCGCGCTCTCCGAGGGCCAGCACTTCTTCGAGTTCGAACTGCGCGATCTGTGCCGGGTGCTGGACATCTCCGAGTTCTACGAAGAAGTGGTCTGA
- the hpnC gene encoding squalene synthase HpnC: MLDKAAHENFPVAPFFLPRAWRTDLMAVYGYARLVDDIGDGDLAPGGADAELLGLDRERADDALAMLDAFEADLHRVFRPSAEPRHPLLRALRPTVRRHGLTPEPFLGLIEANRQDQRVRRYATYQQLLDYCELSANPVGRLVLGITGTASPERIRRSDAICTALQIIEHLQDVAEDLRRDRVYLPAEDMKRFGVTEADLAAPRGGARLRALVAKEAERAGDLLNEGTPLVGSVHGRLKVLLAGFVAGGRAALRAVAAAGHDVLPGPPRPTKLSLLREVGATLRREG; the protein is encoded by the coding sequence GTGCTCGACAAGGCCGCCCACGAGAACTTCCCCGTGGCCCCCTTCTTCCTGCCCCGCGCCTGGCGCACCGACCTGATGGCCGTCTACGGCTACGCCCGGCTGGTCGACGACATCGGCGACGGCGACCTGGCCCCCGGCGGCGCCGACGCCGAACTGCTCGGACTGGACCGCGAGCGGGCGGACGACGCGCTCGCGATGCTGGACGCGTTCGAGGCCGATCTGCACCGGGTCTTCCGGCCGTCGGCGGAACCGCGCCATCCGCTGCTGCGGGCCCTGCGCCCCACCGTCCGCCGTCACGGGCTCACCCCCGAGCCCTTCCTCGGCCTGATCGAGGCCAATCGCCAGGACCAGCGGGTCCGGCGGTACGCCACCTACCAGCAGCTCCTCGACTACTGCGAGCTGTCCGCCAACCCGGTCGGACGGCTCGTCCTCGGTATCACCGGCACCGCCAGCCCCGAGCGGATCCGCCGTTCGGACGCCATCTGCACCGCCCTCCAGATCATCGAGCACCTCCAGGACGTGGCCGAGGACCTCCGCAGGGACCGCGTCTATCTGCCCGCCGAGGACATGAAACGCTTCGGTGTGACCGAGGCCGACCTCGCCGCCCCCAGGGGCGGCGCGCGGTTGCGCGCGCTGGTCGCGAAGGAGGCGGAACGCGCCGGAGACCTGCTGAATGAAGGCACCCCCCTGGTGGGTAGCGTCCACGGCAGGCTCAAGGTGCTGCTCGCCGGATTCGTGGCCGGGGGGCGGGCCGCCTTGCGGGCGGTCGCGGCCGCGGGACATGACGTACTCCCTGGACCGCCCAGGCCCACCAAGCTCAGCCTGCTGCGCGAGGTGGGGGCGACACTGCGAAGAGAGGGGTGA
- the hpnD gene encoding presqualene diphosphate synthase HpnD, translating to MSRTVKGSPHASAPVLAAYRYCEAVTGHQARNFAYGIRLLPTEKRRAMSALYAFSRRIDDIGDGPLEPAAKRARLADTRALLDRVRGGGIEEDDTDPVAVALSHAAHRFPIPLDALDELIDGVLMDVAGQTYETWDDLKVYCRCVAGAIGRLSLGVFGTAPGTGRGEDELERAPHYADTLGLALQLTNILRDVREDAATGRTYLPADDLAKFGCTAAFRTSTAPPDADFTGLVHFEVRRARALFDEGFRLLPLLDRRSGACVSAMAGIYRRLLARIARDPAAILRGRVSLPGHEKAYVAVRGLAGLDARAVERRDPGRPV from the coding sequence GTGAGCCGGACCGTGAAGGGATCTCCGCACGCGTCCGCGCCAGTGCTCGCGGCGTACCGTTACTGCGAGGCCGTGACCGGACACCAGGCCCGTAACTTCGCCTACGGCATCAGGCTGCTGCCGACGGAGAAGCGCCGCGCGATGTCGGCCCTGTACGCCTTCTCCCGCCGTATCGACGACATCGGTGACGGCCCCCTCGAGCCCGCGGCCAAGCGCGCCCGGCTGGCGGACACCCGCGCCCTGCTGGACCGGGTGCGCGGCGGCGGGATCGAGGAGGACGACACCGACCCCGTCGCCGTCGCCCTCTCCCATGCCGCGCACCGCTTCCCGATCCCGCTCGACGCGCTGGACGAGCTGATCGACGGCGTGCTGATGGACGTGGCCGGGCAGACCTACGAGACCTGGGACGACCTCAAGGTCTACTGCCGCTGCGTGGCGGGCGCCATCGGACGGCTGTCGCTCGGCGTCTTCGGAACGGCCCCCGGCACCGGCCGCGGCGAGGACGAGCTCGAACGCGCCCCGCACTACGCCGACACCCTCGGGCTCGCCCTCCAGCTGACCAACATCCTCCGGGACGTCCGCGAGGACGCCGCCACCGGGCGCACCTACCTGCCCGCCGACGACCTCGCCAAATTCGGCTGCACCGCCGCCTTCCGCACCTCCACCGCGCCGCCCGACGCCGATTTCACCGGTCTGGTCCACTTCGAGGTGCGGCGGGCCAGGGCGCTCTTCGACGAGGGCTTCCGGCTGCTGCCGCTGCTGGACCGGCGCAGCGGGGCGTGCGTGTCCGCCATGGCGGGCATCTACCGCAGGCTCCTCGCCCGGATCGCCAGGGACCCCGCGGCGATCCTGCGCGGCCGCGTCTCGCTGCCCGGCCACGAGAAGGCGTATGTGGCGGTGCGCGGACTGGCCGGGCTGGACGCCCGCGCCGTCGAGCGCCGCGACCCCGGGAGGCCGGTGTGA
- the hpnE gene encoding hydroxysqualene dehydroxylase HpnE produces the protein MTPSPLGPAAPAGRRPAGRSALVIGGGLAGTTAALALADAGLRVTLVEGRPRLGGLAFSFHRSSPAGELTVDNGQHVLLRCCTAYQWFLDRVGATRLVPLQDRLDVPVLDAEGPSGRRLGRLRRTALPVPLHLSASLATYPHLSLAERALVGRAALALGRLDPEDPALDGADFAGWLRRHGQSPRAVEALWDLVGVATLNATAHNASLGLAAMVFKTGLLSRPGAADIGWARAPLGELHHTRAHRALDAAGVTTELGTRVAAVSRTPEGRWSVRRAGRPGEEPPAGADGADVLVLAVPQREAHALLPDGALKDPGRLLRIGTAPIVNLHVIYDRTVLRRPFFAAIGSPVQWVFDRTDASGLRGAPGAGDSQYLAVSQSAAYDDVDRPVAELRARYLPELERLLPLARGARVRDFFVTRERAATFAPVPGVGRLRPSAPTDAPGLYLAGAWTATGWPATMEGAVRSGLSAARAALTDLGRPHVNPLPAPGGGTPKEAA, from the coding sequence GTGACCCCTTCGCCCCTGGGCCCCGCGGCTCCCGCCGGGCGCCGCCCCGCCGGACGGAGCGCGCTGGTGATCGGCGGCGGGCTCGCCGGTACCACGGCGGCGCTCGCGCTGGCCGACGCCGGGCTGCGGGTCACCCTGGTCGAGGGGCGCCCCCGGCTGGGCGGCCTCGCCTTCTCCTTCCACCGCTCCTCCCCGGCGGGCGAGTTGACCGTCGACAACGGCCAGCATGTCCTGCTGCGCTGCTGCACCGCCTACCAGTGGTTCCTGGACCGGGTCGGCGCCACCCGGCTCGTCCCGCTCCAGGACCGGCTGGACGTCCCCGTCCTCGACGCCGAGGGCCCGAGCGGACGGCGGCTCGGCCGGCTGCGCCGCACCGCCCTGCCGGTGCCGCTCCACCTGTCCGCGAGCCTGGCCACCTATCCCCATCTCTCCCTCGCCGAGCGCGCCCTGGTGGGCCGCGCCGCGCTCGCCCTGGGGCGGCTGGACCCCGAGGACCCGGCCCTGGACGGGGCGGACTTCGCCGGCTGGCTGCGCCGCCACGGCCAGTCGCCGCGCGCCGTCGAGGCGCTGTGGGACCTGGTCGGCGTGGCCACGCTCAACGCCACCGCGCACAACGCCTCGCTGGGCCTGGCCGCGATGGTCTTCAAGACCGGGCTGCTCTCCCGGCCCGGCGCCGCCGACATCGGCTGGGCCCGCGCCCCGCTCGGCGAGCTGCACCACACCCGCGCCCACCGCGCCCTGGACGCGGCGGGCGTGACGACCGAGCTGGGCACCCGGGTGGCCGCCGTCAGCCGCACCCCCGAGGGCCGCTGGAGCGTGCGGCGCGCCGGACGGCCGGGGGAGGAGCCGCCGGCCGGGGCGGACGGCGCGGATGTGCTCGTGCTCGCCGTACCGCAGCGCGAGGCGCACGCCCTGCTGCCCGACGGCGCCCTGAAGGACCCCGGCCGGCTGCTGCGGATCGGCACCGCGCCCATCGTCAATCTGCATGTGATCTACGACCGCACGGTGCTGCGCCGCCCGTTCTTCGCCGCCATCGGCTCCCCCGTCCAGTGGGTCTTCGACCGCACGGACGCCTCCGGGCTGCGGGGCGCGCCCGGGGCCGGGGACAGCCAGTACCTGGCGGTGTCGCAGTCCGCCGCGTACGACGACGTCGACCGCCCGGTCGCCGAGCTGCGCGCCCGCTATCTGCCCGAACTGGAGCGGCTGCTGCCGCTCGCCCGCGGGGCGCGGGTGCGTGACTTCTTCGTCACCCGGGAGCGCGCCGCCACCTTCGCCCCCGTCCCCGGCGTCGGGCGCCTGAGGCCCTCCGCCCCCACCGACGCGCCCGGCCTCTACCTGGCCGGTGCGTGGACCGCCACCGGCTGGCCCGCGACCATGGAGGGCGCCGTGCGCAGCGGTCTTTCCGCCGCCCGCGCGGCCCTCACCGACCTCGGCCGCCCGCATGTGAACCCGCTCCCCGCCCCGGGCGGGGGGACGCCCAAGGAGGCGGCATGA